The following DNA comes from Moritella sp. 24.
TATGCGAGTGAAGTATATTGGTTCTGCGCGTTATGCGCAGAAAATTAAAGTTGATGCGCACTTAGTTGAAGTGGAGTCGCGCTTGAAAATGGAATACCTGATCACTTGTTTAGAGTCGGGTAAGAAGTTAACTAAAGCGTCAACGATTCAACTTGCTGTGGACTTAGAAACCGAAGAACTACAGTTTGTAACACCTGCTATCGTCACTGAAAAGTTACACGGCGAATTGAATGGCTAGTTGTATGGGATCTTGTATGGTAAATCTGTTACGCCTACTGCTTTTAGTGTCATTGGCCGGCAATGTATTTGCGGCCGATGATATCAAAGGTTCAAGCCTAAGCAGCGTTAAATCAACAGCACCAGTAACACCGCTGGCATTATTATCTCAGTTTAAACCACTGACGATCGCCAGTGGTACATTTGTGCAGAATAAGTATTTCACCGTACTTAAAAATCCGGTGACCTCAACAGGTGAGTTGTACTTAGATCAATCACTGGGTTTTGTGTGGCATACCAGTAAACCGATAGCGTCAACCTTGTTGTTAAAAGAGGATGGCTTATATTCTATTGACCATCGCCAACAACAGAAAAAGATCAATAATGCCACGCCAATTGCCACCGTATTAATGAGTGCGTTATCAGGTGATGTGACCGCGTTAGAAAGCGAGTTTACGTTAGTCGAAAAAGTATTGTCAGAGCCAGAGTTAGGGCTAGAGTTAGAGTCAGAAGTAGAGTCAGAACTATCGCAAGAGACATCAGAAAATGTATGTTTAGAGCTGACGCCAAAAGACGCGATGATAGCCAAGGTGATGCGTGTGATTGAGCTATGCGGTAAAGAGACTGTAGACCATTTGGTATTATATGAAACTTCAGGAAATCGTACCGAGATTGATATTAACTTAACTGAAGTGACTGAACTACCAGAGGCGATACGTGCGCAATTCTGAATACCATAAAAAATCGAGTAACAAGTTTGGGTTAACATTTTATTTGATCCAACTTGTTGCTGTGTTGCTACTAGCTGGCTATCAATTGGGCTGGGGTCAATGGCAAATAGAGACCAATATTTTGTCCCTATTACCGTCAGACAGCCAAACAAGCCAGAAACACATAAATCAACAAAAAAATGTGCAGCAAGCCAAGTCAGCGTTATTCCAACAAGCGAATCAACGTGTGCTGGTGGCTATTTCGGGCGCTCAAGCTATTCCCGCATACAGACAATTAGCAGATACGATCAAAGCATTTGATGGTATTGAAAATGAAGCAATGACAGTGCCTGATATCAATGAGGTGATTGCTTTTTACCAACCTTACCGTGACAGTGTTATTACCGCTAGTTATCAAGCTTTATTAGCAGACCCAAACGCGATTAGTCAATTTGTCTTAGCTAAATTAACGCAGGTCAGCGATCCATTTGTGAGTGCTAGTTTAGCG
Coding sequences within:
- a CDS encoding thioesterase family protein yields the protein MSKNSLLSESVIIDVPFHDCDPMNVVWHGNYARYFEVARSALLRKMNYDYEDMSKSGYVWPIVDMRVKYIGSARYAQKIKVDAHLVEVESRLKMEYLITCLESGKKLTKASTIQLAVDLETEELQFVTPAIVTEKLHGELNG
- a CDS encoding outer membrane lipoprotein carrier protein LolA codes for the protein MVNLLRLLLLVSLAGNVFAADDIKGSSLSSVKSTAPVTPLALLSQFKPLTIASGTFVQNKYFTVLKNPVTSTGELYLDQSLGFVWHTSKPIASTLLLKEDGLYSIDHRQQQKKINNATPIATVLMSALSGDVTALESEFTLVEKVLSEPELGLELESEVESELSQETSENVCLELTPKDAMIAKVMRVIELCGKETVDHLVLYETSGNRTEIDINLTEVTELPEAIRAQF